A genomic stretch from Salvelinus namaycush isolate Seneca chromosome 25, SaNama_1.0, whole genome shotgun sequence includes:
- the im:7138239 gene encoding uncharacterized protein im:7138239, which produces MDILQPYLLLILWALNVASSLLNKHVEHRNPFALRACCKRQSHFVYIGQDISGSPVSVDVGMCRTHCGGEQSRTSHEAGLQQGYSKHSSMLEYLRSKKVRVRKPTTPISAKGSGQVTSCGVNHNCEPTGMRVDQMLLFKGPREVEVIEECHCENKLTQCVRVPALKTYFFKTPYETVIDVGSCSGSKGSPDGFSCVPTKFDSALVETPNKVDLVQTVEVCELSKSCYRVPYMEYYYEIVYDANGVKEEKLKEIDVGRCLGGCTTGNRCLLRSHSDSEVCYLWAERPTNSCVPRDYDSHMSLNQHGQIRTVLSISSCFCQS; this is translated from the exons ATGGATATACTGCAGCCCTACCTACTGCTCATTCTCTGGGCTCTCAACGTAGCCT CTTCCTTGTTGAACAAACATGTGGAGCACAGGAACCCGTTTGCACTGAGAGCCTGCTGCAAGAGACAGAGCCACTTTGTCTACATCGGCCAAG ACATCTCTGGTAGTCCTGTGAGTGTGGATGTGGGGATGTGCAGGACGCATTGTGGGGGAGAACAAAGCAGGACATCACATGAGGCTGGACTACAGCAGGGCTATTCCAAACATTCCTCCATGTTGGAATACCTCAGGAGCAAAAAA GTAAGGGTCCGCAAACCTACCACTCCAATCAGTGCCAAGGGATCTGGTCAGGTTACGTCCTGCGGGGTGAACCATAACTGTGAGCCGACCGGGATGAGGGTGGACCAGATGCTGCTGTTCAAGGGTCCCCGGGAGGTGGAAGTCATAGAGGAATGCCACTGTGAAAACAAACTGACCCAATGTGTCCGGGTTCCGGCGCTCAAAACCTACTTCTTTAAGACCCCATACGAGACTGTCATCGATGTGGGAAGCTGTTCGGGTTCGAAAGGTTCTCCAG ATGGGTTCTCCTGCGTGCCAACTAAATTTGACTCGGCCTTGGTGGAGACCCCTAACAAGGTAGACCTGGTCCAGACGGTGGAGGTCTGTGAGCTGAGTAAGAGCTGCTATAGAGTTCCCTACATGGAGTACTACTATGAAATAGTCTATGATGCTAACGGAGTCAAAGAGGAGAAACTCAAG GAAATAGATGTGGGCAGATGTTTAGGAGGCTGCACCACAGGAAACCGCTGTCTTCTCAG GAGCCACTCTGATTCCGAAGTGTGCTATCTGTGGGCAGAGAGACCCACCAACTCTTGTGTCCCTCGGGACTACGACAGCCACATGTCCCTCAACCAGCATGGCCAGATCCGTACAGTTCTTTCCATCTCCTCTTGTTTCTGTCAGTCCTGA